One Paraburkholderia caffeinilytica DNA segment encodes these proteins:
- a CDS encoding putative bifunctional diguanylate cyclase/phosphodiesterase, whose product MAFSEPRSPFFKWVVSSAQNLSADNRQILLANLFTRTASIVFASICEISVCATAYYLYPRALYAWWGSAVVALLMTRLALIWLCCRRSARNLPTPTSAFLFASLLWAVLFGFGTFLCNTSGNQTLFLLGNVCAVGVIGGLAGRNAGTPRLVLLQISFILGLLGWGAALSPGSGKLVLLFQAPFCAAGFFTVALRSNRDTVALLLARESSHRLAHHDSLTGLPNRTRITELLLERTAAGLLRLNHRFAVLLIDLDGFKAINDSLGHAAGDQILQEAAIRLREVLPAGDLVGRLAGDEFVAITDGTALTRDVPLLADRIVKALARPFTLSEALVHIGGSVGVSLYPEHAKTGPQLLICADRALYAVKRSGKSAFAIFDAVRHASDESLSLLRSDLEGAMQTYRDLRMEYQPIVDLADDTISGREALLRWTHPTRGELSPSAFIPTAERTGLILALGEWALLQSCTEAATWRDAVSVAVNVSPVQLREESFASTVAAILGKTGLPPARLNIEVTETVLLSDDIVTRHNVEKLRALGIGLALDDFGTGFSTMSTLVRFSFDKLKIDSSFVKESVRRRESAAVVRGIVALAREIGMPTTAEGIETQEQLNFVRVCGCTHAQGFLLGKPVRGEEIPHLEKRLAVHSADKA is encoded by the coding sequence ATGGCTTTCAGCGAACCAAGGTCTCCGTTTTTCAAATGGGTGGTGTCCTCCGCTCAGAACCTGAGCGCCGACAATCGGCAAATATTGCTTGCCAACCTGTTCACGCGAACCGCATCGATCGTATTTGCGTCGATTTGCGAAATCAGTGTCTGTGCAACCGCCTACTACCTCTATCCCAGAGCCCTTTACGCGTGGTGGGGCAGCGCCGTGGTCGCGCTGCTGATGACGCGTCTCGCGTTGATCTGGCTGTGCTGCCGGCGCAGTGCCCGCAACCTGCCGACGCCTACTTCCGCCTTTCTCTTTGCGAGTCTTCTCTGGGCGGTCTTATTCGGCTTTGGCACTTTTTTGTGCAATACCAGCGGAAATCAGACACTTTTTCTACTCGGAAACGTTTGCGCGGTGGGCGTGATCGGCGGATTGGCCGGACGCAACGCAGGCACGCCCCGGCTGGTGCTTCTCCAGATTTCCTTCATTCTCGGCCTGTTGGGCTGGGGGGCGGCGCTTTCTCCCGGCTCCGGCAAGCTCGTGCTGCTGTTTCAGGCACCGTTCTGCGCGGCGGGTTTCTTTACCGTGGCCTTGCGCAGCAATCGCGACACCGTTGCGCTGCTGTTGGCGCGCGAAAGCAGTCATCGGCTCGCTCACCATGACAGTCTCACTGGCCTGCCCAACCGCACGCGCATTACCGAGCTTCTGCTGGAGCGCACCGCAGCGGGCTTGTTGCGGCTGAATCATCGATTCGCGGTTCTACTGATCGACCTCGACGGCTTCAAGGCGATCAATGACAGCCTGGGCCATGCCGCCGGCGATCAGATCCTTCAGGAGGCCGCGATTCGGTTGCGTGAAGTACTGCCGGCGGGCGATCTGGTCGGACGCCTGGCCGGCGACGAGTTCGTCGCGATTACCGACGGCACGGCGTTGACGCGCGACGTCCCTTTGCTGGCAGACCGTATCGTCAAAGCGCTGGCGCGTCCTTTCACTCTCAGCGAGGCGTTGGTGCATATCGGCGGGAGCGTGGGTGTCTCGCTCTATCCCGAGCACGCAAAGACGGGGCCACAATTGCTGATCTGCGCGGACCGTGCGTTGTATGCGGTCAAACGCAGCGGCAAAAGCGCCTTCGCTATCTTCGATGCCGTCAGGCACGCATCGGACGAAAGCTTGAGCCTCCTGCGAAGCGATCTGGAAGGCGCGATGCAGACTTACCGGGATTTGCGCATGGAGTACCAGCCGATCGTCGATCTCGCCGACGATACGATTTCCGGCCGCGAGGCGCTGCTTCGCTGGACGCACCCAACTCGCGGCGAGCTCTCTCCCTCCGCATTTATTCCCACCGCCGAACGTACGGGTCTCATCCTCGCACTCGGCGAGTGGGCGCTGCTGCAGTCCTGCACGGAAGCCGCCACGTGGCGTGACGCGGTGAGCGTTGCCGTGAATGTTTCGCCGGTGCAATTGCGGGAGGAGTCGTTCGCGTCGACGGTTGCCGCGATTCTCGGCAAGACGGGATTGCCGCCGGCGCGTCTGAATATCGAAGTCACGGAAACGGTGTTGTTGAGTGACGATATCGTTACCCGGCACAACGTCGAAAAGCTTCGCGCGCTGGGAATCGGCCTCGCGCTCGACGACTTCGGCACGGGGTTCTCAACCATGTCGACGCTCGTGCGCTTCTCGTTCGACAAGCTCAAGATCGACAGTTCGTTCGTGAAAGAGTCCGTGCGTCGGCGCGAATCGGCGGCGGTGGTTCGCGGGATCGTGGCGTTGGCGCGGGAAATCGGCATGCCGACCACGGCGGAAGGCATCGAGACGCAGGAACAACTGAATTTTGTGCGCGTCTGCGGATGCACGCATGCTCAAGGTTTTCTTCTGGGCAAGCCGGTCCGGGGCGAAGAGATCCCACACCTCGAAAAAAGGCTTGCAGTGCATTCCGCGGATAAGGCTTGA
- a CDS encoding ABC transporter ATP-binding protein translates to MSVAPILQVEDIAVTYSQLIPALRGVSLMVPSGAIVALLGGNGAGKTTTLKAISSLIRAERGELTSGRIAYRGDTITDVDPWTLAERGLVQVLEGRRCFAHLSVEENLRLGAFVRRPARADLQADLERIYATFPRLRERRQALAGYTSGGEQQMVAIGRALMARPSLVLLDEPSMGLAPQVVEEIFETVATLNRDDGVSFLLAEQNAAIALRYAQSGYVLEGGRVVAHGNADALLELDVLRDAYLGHAKTATNGTRRGSRHAAA, encoded by the coding sequence ATGAGCGTCGCCCCGATCCTGCAGGTCGAAGACATTGCCGTGACGTATAGCCAGCTCATTCCGGCATTGCGCGGCGTTTCATTGATGGTGCCGTCCGGCGCGATCGTCGCCCTGCTGGGTGGCAATGGCGCGGGCAAAACCACCACGCTCAAGGCCATCTCGAGCCTGATACGTGCGGAAAGGGGCGAACTGACGTCGGGACGCATCGCGTATCGCGGCGACACGATTACCGACGTGGACCCGTGGACGCTCGCTGAACGTGGACTCGTCCAGGTGCTGGAGGGACGGCGTTGCTTTGCGCATTTGTCCGTCGAAGAGAATCTGCGGCTCGGCGCTTTTGTGCGGCGGCCTGCCCGCGCTGATCTGCAGGCGGATCTCGAACGTATCTATGCGACGTTTCCGCGACTCAGGGAACGTCGTCAGGCGCTCGCGGGCTACACGTCCGGTGGAGAACAGCAAATGGTTGCGATCGGCCGCGCGCTGATGGCGCGGCCTTCGCTGGTATTGCTCGACGAACCGTCGATGGGGCTCGCCCCGCAAGTCGTCGAAGAAATCTTCGAGACGGTGGCTACCCTCAATCGCGACGACGGCGTCAGCTTCCTGCTGGCGGAGCAGAATGCGGCGATCGCGCTGCGGTATGCGCAGTCTGGATATGTACTCGAAGGCGGCCGCGTGGTCGCGCATGGGAACGCCGACGCGTTGCTGGAGCTGGATGTGTTGCGCGACGCCTATCTTGGGCATGCCAAAACCGCAACGAACGGCACGCGCAGAGGATCGCGGCACGCTGCCGCGTAA
- a CDS encoding ABC transporter substrate-binding protein produces MNFIDSLKRRGTLSRVTAASLMLALTAAFAPTAQAAGEEYFPLQSYRVGPYAAGGSGFFGGFIDYMNLINKRDGGVNGVKLTWSECETEYVVEKGVECYERLKGGLNGAPAAATNPLSVGIAYATLDRSTVDKIPLVTINHGRTDSTDGAVFPYVFPLQLNPYSEVSAIVNYIGQQSGGLNQLKGKKIVVLYHGSPYGRETIPVLDALSKKYGFELTQIEVPHPGNEQGSQWLTIHRINPDWVILRGWGVMNPVALKSAQKVGFPANHIIGNIWSNSEEDARPAGDAAKGFISITTHPSGTDFPVLQAIDQYVIKPGNGNLKDPARFGTVYYNLGVVNGILNVEALRVAQARYGNKPLTGEQVRWGFEHLNLDDARLKQLGAYGLVQPLKLSCSDHEGGGAVRFQQWDGQQWKVISGWVQADRTLLRPIIEKSANAYAREKGITPRDCSKDL; encoded by the coding sequence ATGAATTTCATCGACTCTTTAAAAAGGCGTGGGACGCTCTCGCGCGTCACCGCCGCTAGCCTGATGCTTGCCCTCACCGCCGCGTTCGCGCCCACCGCGCAGGCTGCGGGTGAAGAATACTTCCCGCTGCAAAGCTATCGCGTCGGACCGTATGCGGCGGGCGGCAGTGGCTTCTTCGGCGGCTTTATCGACTATATGAACCTCATCAACAAGCGCGATGGCGGCGTCAATGGGGTCAAGCTGACGTGGAGCGAATGCGAAACCGAATACGTCGTGGAAAAGGGCGTGGAATGCTATGAGCGGCTCAAGGGTGGTCTGAACGGCGCGCCGGCTGCAGCAACGAATCCGCTCTCGGTCGGGATCGCCTATGCGACGCTCGACCGGTCGACCGTCGACAAGATTCCGCTGGTCACGATCAATCACGGCCGCACGGATTCCACGGACGGCGCGGTGTTTCCGTATGTGTTTCCGCTTCAACTCAACCCGTATAGCGAAGTCTCGGCGATCGTCAATTACATCGGCCAGCAGTCAGGCGGGCTGAATCAGCTCAAGGGCAAGAAGATCGTGGTGCTCTACCACGGGTCTCCTTATGGCCGCGAAACGATTCCCGTGCTTGATGCACTCTCCAAAAAGTATGGTTTCGAACTCACGCAGATCGAAGTTCCGCATCCGGGTAACGAGCAGGGCTCGCAGTGGCTCACCATCCACCGGATCAATCCGGACTGGGTGATTCTGCGCGGCTGGGGCGTGATGAATCCGGTCGCGTTGAAGTCGGCGCAGAAGGTGGGCTTCCCGGCGAATCATATTATCGGGAACATCTGGAGCAATTCGGAGGAGGATGCGCGTCCGGCAGGCGACGCCGCAAAGGGTTTCATTTCGATCACCACGCATCCGTCGGGAACCGACTTTCCGGTACTTCAGGCGATCGATCAATATGTGATCAAACCCGGCAACGGCAATCTGAAAGACCCGGCGCGCTTCGGTACGGTGTACTACAACCTGGGCGTGGTCAACGGCATTCTCAATGTCGAAGCGTTGCGCGTGGCTCAAGCCAGGTATGGCAACAAACCGCTGACGGGCGAACAGGTACGCTGGGGTTTCGAGCATTTGAATCTCGACGATGCGCGTCTGAAGCAGTTGGGCGCGTACGGCCTCGTTCAACCGCTGAAGCTGTCGTGCTCCGATCATGAAGGCGGTGGCGCCGTGCGCTTCCAGCAATGGGACGGCCAGCAATGGAAGGTCATCAGCGGCTGGGTTCAGGCGGATCGCACGCTGTTGCGCCCGATCATCGAGAAGTCGGCGAACGCGTATGCCAGGGAAAAGGGCATTACGCCACGCGATTGCAGCAAGGATCTCTGA
- a CDS encoding branched-chain amino acid ABC transporter permease — MPLLKLWLSAILALIAFIAVPLLGNDYWLNAILIPFLVLSLAGLGLNLVTGYAGQLSLGSAAFMSVGAYATYNLMVRVPGLPLVVDLLLGGLITAAVGAVFGLPSLRIKGFYLIVSTLAAQFLVEWIFTRVSWFSNDDTSGVLSAPRLTAFGWKIDTPAARYLLVLGVTTVLFMLATRLVRSELGRRWMAVRDMDTAARVIGIPTGRTKLLAFALSSFVIGIAGALWAFAYLGTVEPHGFDLNLSFQVLFIIIIGGMGSIGGNFLGAAFIVLLPILLSHAAGALASVGIEAGQLQNLQKILFGTLIIVFLIKEPDGLARLVQTARNRLRDWPLRA, encoded by the coding sequence ATGCCGCTGCTGAAGTTATGGCTCTCGGCGATTCTCGCGTTGATCGCGTTCATCGCCGTACCGCTCCTCGGCAACGACTACTGGCTCAATGCGATTCTGATTCCGTTCCTCGTGTTGTCGCTCGCAGGACTCGGGCTGAACCTGGTCACGGGCTATGCCGGCCAACTCTCGCTCGGCTCCGCGGCGTTCATGTCGGTCGGCGCCTATGCCACCTATAACCTCATGGTGCGGGTGCCAGGCTTGCCGCTCGTCGTCGATCTCCTGCTCGGGGGATTGATCACGGCCGCGGTGGGCGCCGTGTTCGGTTTGCCGAGTCTGCGTATCAAAGGCTTTTACCTGATCGTCTCGACGCTGGCCGCGCAGTTCCTTGTCGAATGGATCTTCACGCGAGTCAGCTGGTTTTCCAACGACGACACCTCGGGCGTACTCAGCGCGCCACGTCTCACGGCGTTCGGCTGGAAAATCGACACGCCGGCCGCGCGCTATCTGCTCGTACTCGGCGTCACCACCGTCCTGTTCATGCTTGCGACTCGCCTCGTGCGCAGTGAACTCGGCCGACGCTGGATGGCCGTGCGCGACATGGACACGGCTGCGCGGGTGATCGGCATCCCGACCGGCCGCACCAAGTTGCTCGCATTCGCGCTGAGTTCATTCGTGATCGGCATTGCGGGCGCGTTGTGGGCATTTGCTTATCTGGGCACGGTCGAGCCGCACGGCTTCGATCTCAATCTGTCGTTTCAGGTGTTGTTCATCATCATCATCGGCGGCATGGGGAGCATCGGCGGGAATTTTCTCGGCGCGGCGTTCATCGTGCTGCTGCCCATTCTTCTCTCGCATGCGGCGGGCGCGCTTGCCAGCGTCGGTATCGAAGCCGGTCAATTGCAGAACCTGCAGAAGATCCTCTTCGGCACGTTGATCATCGTTTTTCTCATCAAGGAACCGGACGGCCTCGCAAGACTGGTTCAGACCGCGCGAAATCGTCTGCGCGACTGGCCGCTGCGCGCGTGA
- a CDS encoding branched-chain amino acid ABC transporter permease codes for MGFFLEVLVGGLLAGVMYSMVAIGFVLIYKASGVFNFAQGSMVLFGALTYVSLVERHVNAVLAFGITLAALVLIALLIGRLVLRPLVNRPPIVLFMATLGLSFILEGAAQLFWGAQVHGLDLGIDDKPLNVAGVMISQFDVFAAASAGVLVIGLSLLTQRTRLGLSLRAVADDPLAALAIGIRLPRVWAIVWALAGFVSLVAGLLWGARLGVQFSLSLVVLKALPVLIIGGFSSIGGAIAGGLLIGASEKLAEVYVGSLLGGGIENWFPYLLAMLFLLARPVGLFGEPAIERV; via the coding sequence ATGGGATTCTTCCTCGAAGTACTCGTCGGCGGACTGCTGGCGGGCGTGATGTATTCGATGGTCGCGATTGGCTTCGTGCTGATCTACAAAGCGTCCGGCGTGTTCAATTTCGCGCAGGGTTCGATGGTGCTGTTCGGCGCGCTCACGTACGTGAGCCTCGTCGAGCGGCATGTGAATGCCGTGCTTGCATTCGGCATCACGCTGGCTGCCCTGGTGCTGATTGCGTTGCTGATCGGCCGGCTCGTTTTGCGGCCGCTGGTGAACCGGCCACCCATTGTGCTGTTCATGGCGACGCTCGGCTTGAGCTTCATTCTCGAAGGCGCCGCGCAATTATTCTGGGGCGCCCAGGTGCACGGCCTGGATCTCGGCATCGACGACAAACCGCTGAACGTGGCCGGCGTGATGATCAGCCAGTTCGACGTCTTTGCCGCGGCAAGCGCCGGCGTGCTGGTGATCGGCCTGTCGCTTCTGACCCAGCGCACGCGGCTCGGGCTGTCGCTGCGCGCAGTCGCGGACGATCCGCTTGCCGCTCTCGCCATCGGCATACGGCTGCCGCGCGTGTGGGCCATCGTGTGGGCGCTGGCCGGCTTTGTCAGCCTCGTGGCGGGACTCCTGTGGGGCGCACGGCTCGGCGTGCAGTTCTCGCTGTCGCTGGTGGTGCTGAAGGCGCTGCCGGTGCTGATCATCGGCGGATTTTCGTCGATTGGCGGGGCGATTGCCGGCGGCCTGCTGATTGGCGCATCGGAGAAGCTTGCCGAGGTCTATGTGGGCAGCCTGCTCGGCGGCGGCATCGAAAACTGGTTTCCCTATCTGCTCGCCATGCTGTTCCTGCTCGCGCGGCCTGTCGGTCTGTTCGGCGAACCCGCCATTGAACGCGTATGA
- a CDS encoding ABC transporter ATP-binding protein codes for MTSFSNALLSLDHISLSFKGVKAITDISFAVRTGEICALIGPNGAGKSSLLNVINGVYQPQQGSVHFDGHVYRRMNPYHAAHSGIARTFQNIALFRRMSVLDNVLTGRNLHRRSTWLEQTLNMGRARNDETAQRRYAEVVIEALDLQRYRHTTVGTLPYGVQKRVELARALAAEPRLLLLDEPMAGMNADEKRAMAGYVRDANTQFGVTVVLIEHDIGVVMDLSDHVVVLDYGKKIADGAPADVRTNPDVLAAYLGTRH; via the coding sequence ATGACTTCGTTCTCAAACGCGTTGCTCTCACTCGACCATATCTCGCTGTCGTTCAAAGGCGTGAAAGCGATCACCGACATCAGCTTCGCCGTGCGCACAGGTGAAATCTGCGCGCTGATCGGCCCGAACGGCGCCGGCAAAAGCTCGCTGCTCAACGTGATCAACGGCGTCTACCAGCCGCAGCAAGGCAGCGTGCATTTCGACGGCCATGTCTATCGGCGTATGAATCCGTATCACGCGGCGCACAGCGGCATCGCCCGCACGTTTCAGAACATCGCGCTGTTTCGCCGCATGAGCGTGCTGGACAACGTGCTCACCGGCCGCAATCTGCATCGGCGCAGCACGTGGCTTGAACAGACATTGAACATGGGCCGCGCACGCAACGATGAGACGGCGCAACGCCGCTACGCGGAGGTGGTGATCGAAGCGCTCGATCTGCAGCGCTATCGGCATACCACCGTCGGCACCCTGCCGTACGGCGTGCAAAAGCGCGTCGAGCTGGCCCGCGCCCTCGCCGCCGAGCCGCGCCTTTTACTACTCGACGAGCCGATGGCCGGCATGAACGCAGACGAAAAACGCGCGATGGCCGGCTATGTGCGCGACGCCAACACGCAATTCGGCGTGACCGTCGTACTCATCGAGCACGACATCGGCGTGGTGATGGACCTGTCGGATCACGTGGTGGTGCTCGATTACGGCAAGAAGATCGCCGACGGCGCCCCCGCTGACGTGCGCACCAACCCGGACGTGCTGGCCGCGTATCTCGGCACCCGTCATTGA
- a CDS encoding AMP-binding protein produces the protein MMTNAPPSTLPDWLRHQAQHRPRAIALRHKRLGAWHALSWQDVATAVEQLAAGLAQHGFAAGDALLLVSHPREEALLLSLAAQWNGGVAIPLDPQLADEALRSVLTHIAPRFVFAEDDSQIDRLLTHEGLCVIDANPRNLTPHPHGAVTDYRALRVHNPSGFASTARPHDDAFAFVRLDAEGQLVEQRFPHAALVREAQQLVATEQLNQDDEAFAARAFAAASQARYLIAPWVLSGFRLNFPESLATRDNDRRELAPTLVAGTRETYARVAQLVDDRLPGARSWRRRLISRAQRGQDGALARALTWWLIARPLREVIGFSRTHAALVIGPPLDEKTAALFEALRVDVRAWPDTGDWRRVEQKRQTPPQQRYATDGASEQPAY, from the coding sequence ATGATGACAAACGCACCGCCGTCGACACTGCCGGACTGGCTGCGCCATCAGGCGCAGCACCGGCCGCGCGCCATCGCATTGCGGCACAAGCGGCTAGGCGCATGGCACGCGTTGTCGTGGCAAGACGTCGCCACGGCAGTCGAGCAGTTGGCCGCCGGTCTCGCGCAACACGGCTTTGCGGCGGGCGACGCGCTGCTGCTCGTCAGTCATCCGCGCGAGGAGGCGTTGCTACTGTCGCTGGCCGCGCAGTGGAACGGTGGCGTCGCGATACCGCTCGACCCGCAGCTCGCCGACGAAGCGTTGCGCTCGGTACTCACGCATATCGCCCCGCGCTTCGTGTTCGCCGAAGACGACAGCCAGATCGATCGCCTGCTGACGCATGAAGGATTGTGCGTGATCGACGCCAATCCGCGCAATCTGACGCCGCATCCGCATGGCGCCGTGACCGACTATCGCGCTTTGCGGGTCCACAACCCGAGCGGGTTTGCCTCAACTGCTCGCCCCCATGACGACGCATTCGCCTTCGTGCGCCTCGATGCGGAGGGACAACTCGTCGAACAACGTTTCCCGCATGCGGCGCTGGTGCGTGAAGCACAGCAACTCGTCGCGACCGAGCAACTGAACCAGGACGACGAAGCATTTGCCGCACGCGCATTCGCTGCGGCATCCCAGGCGCGTTACCTCATTGCACCGTGGGTATTGAGCGGCTTTCGCCTGAATTTTCCGGAGTCGCTCGCGACCCGCGACAACGATCGCCGCGAACTCGCACCGACGCTCGTCGCAGGCACTCGCGAAACCTACGCCCGGGTGGCACAGCTCGTCGATGACCGTTTGCCCGGTGCGCGTTCATGGCGACGCCGTCTGATCAGCCGTGCGCAGCGCGGACAGGACGGTGCACTTGCGCGTGCGCTGACCTGGTGGCTCATCGCCCGTCCGTTACGCGAAGTGATCGGATTTTCACGCACGCATGCCGCGCTCGTCATCGGACCGCCGCTCGATGAAAAAACCGCCGCGCTATTCGAAGCATTGCGCGTCGACGTGCGCGCCTGGCCCGATACCGGCGACTGGCGGCGTGTCGAACAAAAACGTCAGACGCCGCCGCAGCAGCGCTATGCAACAGACGGCGCGTCGGAACAACCGGCCTATTGA
- the sfnG gene encoding dimethylsulfone monooxygenase SfnG, whose product MSQNPSHDDAVKFAYWVPNVSGGLVVSTIEQRTDWSLEYNQKLAQTAEKAGFEYALSQIRFTAGYGAEYQHESVSFSQALLHATTKLKVLAAILPGPWHPAVVAKQLATIDHISNGRIAINVVSGWFKGEFTALGEPWLEHDERYRRSNEFIQALKGIWTQDNFTFKGDFYRFNDYTLSPKPVQKPHPEIFQGGSSRAARDNAASVSDWYFTNGNTPENLKAQIDDIQAKAAKNNHKVRIGVNAFVIARDTEEEAKAVLADIIKHAHVDAVNAFGDAVKQAGKASPEGEGNWATSSFEDLVQYNDGFRTNLIGTPQQIAERIVELKSVGVDLVLTGFLHFIEEVEYFGKRVLPLVRELELRQQAKAA is encoded by the coding sequence ATGAGCCAGAATCCCTCACACGACGACGCCGTCAAGTTCGCCTACTGGGTGCCCAACGTCAGCGGCGGTTTGGTCGTCAGCACGATCGAGCAGCGCACGGACTGGAGTCTCGAGTACAACCAGAAGCTCGCGCAAACCGCGGAGAAAGCGGGTTTCGAATACGCGCTGAGCCAGATCCGCTTCACCGCCGGATACGGTGCGGAATATCAGCACGAGTCGGTTTCGTTCAGCCAGGCCCTGTTGCACGCGACCACCAAACTCAAGGTATTGGCGGCGATTCTGCCAGGACCGTGGCACCCTGCGGTTGTCGCCAAACAACTGGCCACGATCGACCATATTTCGAATGGCCGCATTGCTATCAACGTGGTGAGCGGCTGGTTCAAAGGTGAATTCACCGCGCTCGGCGAACCGTGGCTCGAACACGACGAGCGCTATCGCCGCTCGAACGAATTCATTCAGGCGCTCAAGGGCATCTGGACACAGGACAACTTCACCTTCAAGGGCGACTTCTACCGCTTCAACGATTACACGCTCAGTCCCAAACCGGTGCAAAAGCCGCATCCGGAGATTTTCCAGGGCGGCAGTTCACGCGCCGCACGCGACAACGCGGCCAGCGTCTCCGATTGGTACTTCACCAACGGCAATACGCCGGAAAACCTGAAGGCGCAGATCGACGATATTCAGGCCAAGGCGGCTAAAAACAATCACAAGGTGCGCATCGGCGTGAATGCCTTCGTGATCGCCCGCGATACCGAAGAGGAAGCCAAGGCAGTGCTCGCCGACATCATCAAGCATGCCCACGTCGACGCCGTGAACGCCTTCGGCGACGCCGTCAAGCAGGCCGGCAAGGCTTCGCCGGAAGGCGAAGGCAACTGGGCCACGTCGAGCTTCGAAGACCTCGTGCAATACAACGACGGATTCCGCACCAATCTCATCGGCACACCGCAGCAGATCGCTGAGCGCATCGTCGAACTGAAATCGGTCGGGGTGGATCTCGTGCTGACCGGCTTTCTCCATTTCATCGAAGAGGTGGAGTATTTCGGCAAGCGGGTCTTGCCGCTGGTGCGCGAACTCGAACTCAGGCAGCAGGCCAAGGCCGCCTGA
- the msuE gene encoding FMN reductase, whose amino-acid sequence MSNRLKVVAVSGALQRPSRTLVVVEHLLAALGNSLPIDTHLIELGQIASRLAGAVHRSQVPADVEAHIEAIESADLLVVASPVYRASYTGLFKHLFDLVHHEALFDVPVLLAATGGSDRHALVIDHQLRPLFSFFQARTLPIGVYASEADFSGYAISNPALEERIALAVTRALPWLHAGRLPASSPQAATLAA is encoded by the coding sequence ATGAGCAACAGATTGAAAGTGGTCGCCGTCTCCGGTGCGTTGCAACGGCCGTCGCGCACCCTCGTCGTGGTCGAACACCTGCTTGCCGCGCTCGGCAACTCGCTGCCGATCGACACGCATCTCATCGAGCTGGGGCAGATCGCTTCACGACTCGCCGGCGCGGTTCATCGCTCGCAAGTCCCTGCTGACGTGGAAGCGCACATCGAGGCCATTGAATCGGCCGACCTGCTGGTGGTCGCGAGTCCGGTCTATCGCGCTTCGTATACAGGACTCTTCAAGCATCTGTTCGATCTCGTGCATCACGAGGCGCTGTTCGACGTGCCGGTGCTGCTCGCCGCGACGGGCGGCAGCGATCGTCACGCGCTCGTCATCGATCACCAGTTGCGTCCGCTATTCAGTTTTTTTCAGGCTCGCACGCTACCGATTGGCGTGTATGCGTCGGAAGCGGATTTCAGCGGCTATGCGATCTCGAACCCGGCCCTCGAAGAGCGTATTGCATTGGCGGTGACTCGCGCACTTCCATGGCTGCACGCCGGACGGCTTCCCGCTTCCTCCCCGCAAGCCGCAACGCTGGCTGCATAG